One window of Mesorhizobium sp. PAMC28654 genomic DNA carries:
- a CDS encoding TadE/TadG family type IV pilus assembly protein, with the protein MIGKFCRDRRGNYALVTAISLVPIMGAVALAVDYAELVRQRQVTLNALDAAAIASARQIASGASDNDIKAYAKNFFETNLAKIDPANTALTVTLPNNNTGGGTLKLCSSLTYHPYFIPAAAMLISGSANSTEINLSACSEVRLKNTLEVALVLDNSGSMSTNGSGTGQPRIDLLKTAATELVNTLAKQAEQMKQVDRPVQFALIPFSASVNVGADNKDETWMDLKGISPVHHENFDWSQMYKNATGYNPNKYIEKVGDVYYQRGTGWGADKDKEMTRFSLYADMTATTRTCTKKDSRGNCTTSVDTTAQYEAWKGCVEARPYPYNNDDTIPTSATPASLFVPMFAPDEAGNFWTDGTRVSTASWSYPNNWWIDSLDSLAVAKRQSDMRKYFLTKPYNAATASDGDGPNSGCTTTAITPLQDVTTTSGKKVVTDAIGAMTPTGNTNVPEGLAWGWRAVSSGAPFTEGRPETERGNDKVIIVLTDGANTYNIGPPGDSNNAKNRSTYAAYGYTGLTYPGSGSVTRMFMNTSTSIGKTTYTEANYTAALDEQMQTLCTNAKNANILVMTVSLDLSTTKTADRKAIAALTACASDSRFRKDPTNPSKPAKLFWNATGATLSDNFKEIADELSNLRIVG; encoded by the coding sequence ATGATTGGCAAATTCTGCCGGGACCGACGCGGAAACTATGCGTTGGTGACAGCCATCAGCCTGGTGCCGATCATGGGCGCCGTGGCGCTTGCCGTTGATTATGCGGAACTGGTACGCCAGCGCCAGGTTACTTTGAACGCGCTTGACGCCGCCGCCATAGCTTCGGCCCGGCAGATTGCATCCGGGGCGAGCGACAACGATATCAAAGCCTATGCAAAGAACTTCTTTGAGACAAATCTCGCGAAAATCGATCCTGCCAACACGGCGCTGACCGTCACCTTGCCCAACAACAACACGGGCGGCGGAACGCTGAAGCTCTGCTCTTCCTTGACGTATCATCCTTATTTCATACCGGCTGCGGCGATGCTGATCAGCGGCTCCGCCAACTCTACCGAAATCAACCTCTCGGCATGCTCGGAAGTCCGCCTCAAGAACACGCTGGAGGTTGCGCTTGTGCTCGACAATTCCGGGTCGATGAGCACCAATGGCTCGGGTACCGGACAACCAAGAATAGACTTGCTCAAGACTGCCGCCACGGAACTTGTCAATACGCTTGCGAAGCAGGCCGAACAGATGAAACAGGTCGACAGGCCTGTGCAGTTCGCCCTGATTCCCTTTTCGGCATCGGTCAATGTGGGTGCCGACAACAAGGATGAGACCTGGATGGATCTCAAAGGGATTTCGCCGGTCCACCATGAGAACTTCGATTGGTCGCAGATGTACAAGAACGCGACTGGCTACAACCCGAACAAATATATCGAAAAGGTAGGCGACGTTTACTATCAGCGCGGCACTGGTTGGGGGGCGGACAAAGACAAGGAGATGACCCGCTTCAGCCTTTACGCCGATATGACGGCCACAACCCGGACATGCACAAAGAAAGATAGTCGCGGCAATTGCACAACCTCCGTTGACACCACCGCGCAGTACGAAGCCTGGAAAGGTTGTGTCGAGGCGAGGCCATATCCTTACAACAACGACGACACGATACCCACATCAGCCACGCCCGCCAGTCTGTTCGTTCCAATGTTCGCCCCCGACGAGGCCGGCAACTTCTGGACCGACGGCACCCGCGTCAGCACCGCATCGTGGAGTTATCCCAACAATTGGTGGATCGATTCTCTCGACAGTCTGGCTGTCGCCAAACGCCAGTCCGACATGCGGAAATACTTCCTTACGAAGCCTTATAACGCCGCTACCGCGTCTGATGGAGACGGTCCAAATTCGGGCTGCACAACCACCGCGATCACGCCGCTGCAGGACGTGACGACGACCTCGGGCAAAAAAGTCGTGACAGACGCCATCGGTGCAATGACGCCGACCGGCAACACCAACGTGCCCGAAGGGCTCGCCTGGGGCTGGCGAGCAGTGTCAAGTGGTGCGCCTTTCACCGAGGGCCGACCGGAGACCGAAAGGGGCAACGATAAGGTAATCATCGTGCTGACTGACGGTGCCAACACTTATAACATCGGCCCGCCCGGCGACAGCAACAATGCCAAGAACAGATCGACCTATGCAGCCTACGGTTACACCGGCTTGACCTACCCAGGGTCGGGGAGTGTAACGCGCATGTTCATGAATACGAGTACTTCCATAGGAAAGACCACATACACAGAAGCCAACTACACAGCCGCTTTGGACGAGCAGATGCAGACCCTTTGCACCAACGCAAAGAACGCGAACATACTGGTGATGACCGTCTCGCTTGATCTCAGCACCACGAAGACCGCTGACAGGAAGGCCATCGCGGCGCTTACAGCCTGTGCTTCCGATTCGCGCTTCCGCAAGGACCCGACCAATCCGAGCAAGCCAGCCAAGCTGTTCTGGAACGCCACCGGGGCGACACTGTCGGACAATTTCAAGGAAATCGCCGACGAGCTGTCGAACCTGCGCATCGTAGGCTGA
- a CDS encoding pilus assembly protein, producing MWEFWRQFCRDRRGNYALMTVLAMLPLAGGLALAVDFTEMNRQKQMVLNALDAANVATARRLVEGATDDQLKAYALDFFNANLNKVNPANTTLNVVLPSNSTGGGLMQMSARLDYQPYFYPVLAQLVGQSEADGNKKISFDVASEIRLKNTLEVALALDNSGSMITPGTGSGQKRIDLLKTAAKQLVDTLALQSALIKQIDKPVQFSLVPFAASVNVGTGNDNAAWIDTYGLSPVHHENFDWSTINAADRYAEKANGIWYKRGTGWGAGEGQILTRFSLYRDMKVVTSHERIAGSKRVVCDEYRSNHTCTRSHDEFDYIDTYGPFASWQGCVEVRPYPHNVSDTPASGGPNNTGTGFGDPATMFVPMFAPDEPGNHWRVTQDPDEDRPRTYSAANSWWNDDPSSTTGKTQQRNMAKYFMPRPIDAPVLGKGAGPNYSCTTTPITPLTDVSKPEGLTAIKAAIDLMAPNGNTNVPEGMAWGWRTVSSGEPFTEGRSETEKGNDKVVIVLTDGENTYSVPVSDPAGNKSTYAAYGYTGLGYNSTSVTRLFGGTSSAIGQFNYSNSNYTAALNEQMTTLCNNAKAANIMVMTVALDLSLTNAGDKKAIEALKACSSESRFRKDPADPTKPAKLFWNATGASLSNDFKEIGNELSNLRVVG from the coding sequence ATGTGGGAATTCTGGCGCCAGTTCTGCCGCGACAGGCGCGGCAACTATGCTCTCATGACCGTCCTGGCGATGCTTCCGCTGGCGGGCGGCCTGGCGCTGGCGGTCGATTTCACGGAGATGAACCGGCAGAAGCAGATGGTGCTGAACGCGCTCGACGCCGCCAACGTCGCCACCGCGCGACGGCTGGTCGAAGGCGCCACCGACGACCAGTTGAAGGCCTACGCGCTCGACTTCTTCAACGCCAACCTCAACAAGGTCAACCCAGCCAACACCACGCTCAATGTCGTGCTGCCCAGCAACAGCACTGGCGGTGGTTTGATGCAGATGAGCGCGCGGCTTGACTACCAGCCCTATTTCTACCCTGTCCTTGCCCAGCTCGTCGGCCAATCCGAAGCGGATGGGAACAAGAAGATCAGTTTCGATGTCGCGTCGGAAATCCGCCTGAAGAACACGCTGGAAGTCGCGCTCGCGCTCGACAATTCCGGATCGATGATCACGCCCGGCACGGGTTCGGGACAAAAGCGCATCGACCTCCTAAAGACCGCGGCCAAGCAACTGGTCGACACGCTGGCCTTGCAGTCCGCGCTGATCAAGCAGATCGACAAGCCGGTCCAATTCAGCCTCGTGCCCTTCGCGGCCTCGGTCAATGTCGGAACAGGAAACGACAATGCAGCCTGGATCGACACCTACGGGTTGTCGCCAGTGCACCACGAGAATTTCGACTGGTCGACGATCAACGCAGCCGACAGATATGCAGAGAAAGCCAATGGCATCTGGTACAAGCGAGGTACTGGTTGGGGCGCCGGGGAAGGCCAGATACTGACCCGGTTTTCGCTCTATCGCGACATGAAGGTCGTCACTAGCCACGAGCGCATCGCTGGCAGCAAGCGCGTCGTTTGCGACGAATACCGTTCGAACCACACATGCACGCGCAGCCATGACGAATTCGACTATATCGACACCTATGGTCCTTTCGCGAGTTGGCAGGGCTGCGTCGAGGTGCGGCCCTACCCCCACAATGTCAGCGATACGCCGGCTTCAGGTGGCCCCAACAACACCGGCACCGGCTTCGGCGACCCGGCAACGATGTTCGTGCCAATGTTCGCCCCGGACGAGCCCGGCAACCACTGGAGGGTGACGCAGGATCCCGATGAGGACAGGCCAAGGACCTACAGTGCCGCGAACAGCTGGTGGAACGACGACCCGTCGAGCACAACCGGCAAAACCCAGCAGCGCAACATGGCCAAATATTTCATGCCCAGACCAATCGATGCGCCGGTGCTCGGCAAGGGCGCCGGGCCCAATTACAGTTGCACGACAACGCCGATCACACCGCTGACCGACGTCAGCAAGCCGGAAGGCCTGACTGCGATCAAGGCGGCGATCGACCTGATGGCGCCGAACGGCAACACCAATGTGCCGGAAGGCATGGCCTGGGGCTGGCGCACCGTCTCCAGCGGCGAGCCTTTCACCGAAGGCCGGTCGGAGACGGAAAAGGGCAACGACAAGGTCGTCATCGTGCTGACCGATGGCGAGAACACCTATTCAGTTCCAGTGAGCGATCCCGCCGGCAACAAGTCCACCTATGCCGCCTATGGCTATACGGGCCTCGGCTACAACAGCACTTCGGTCACCCGGCTGTTTGGCGGCACATCGAGCGCCATCGGCCAGTTCAACTATTCGAACAGTAACTACACGGCCGCGCTCAACGAACAAATGACCACGCTTTGCAACAATGCCAAGGCGGCCAACATCATGGTCATGACAGTGGCTCTCGACCTGTCACTCACCAATGCCGGCGACAAGAAGGCAATCGAGGCGCTCAAGGCGTGCTCCTCCGAATCGCGGTTCCGCAAGGATCCAGCGGACCCGACCAAGCCAGCCAAACTCTTCTGGAATGCGACCGGCGCCTCGCTGTCGAACGATTTCAAGGAAATCGGCAACGAGCTGTCGAACCTGCGCGTCGTCGGCTGA